Sequence from the Bremerella volcania genome:
TGCGCGGTCTCGTGCGTTGGGAGCGACAGACCGAGACGTCGACAGGCCGAGTTGAGTGCTGCCGCGTCCCGAATCTCGGTCTCGACGGTAACGATGTGGGACATGTCAGTGTCTCCGTTGGTGATATGTCGTGATTGGGTCAGGTTGGTTTCTCGATTGGGTCGGCATCGTAGGGCGAACTCGAATTATCATTGCCCGTGCGCAGGCCAATGGCGCGGACGTTGTCAGAGGGTGGCAGCAACAATGGCCTATCGGTGACAAGGTCTTCGAGCAACACCTCAGCAATAGCCTGATCGTTCGCAGGTTCGACGCGGCGCCCGAGCAGATACCAGCACAGGACCAACGGCAGCAGGCACGCCAATAGAAATCCGATGTTGGTGATCGCCGCAGCGATGATTGGGTCCAAGCGACGTTTAGCGGCCAGGTCACGGCGCTCTCCTTCCAGCAAATCGCGTTGCCGCCCTACCTCGGTACGTTCCGCTTGAATTTCGCGCTGCAGGACAACCATTTCCTGTCGCGCTTGAGCATCGGCTTCGACCAGTCGCCGCGAACCTTCGGCAACCTCGCGCTGCAGTTCGGTGACCTGACGATTCTGCTCCGCCTGCCGTTCGAGATGCCGTTCGGCCATTTCAGCCAGACGTTTGTTTTCTTCTTCATCACATCCGATCGCCGTCAGCATCAGCGTTACGGCGATCGGCGTGAGGATCAGCTTGTGTGTTTGCATACGACCTCCAACGGTTAATGAGACGTCTGAGAATGTCCTGCAGCGCGAGGCGCAGGCGTCGCTCCTTGATGAGCGCAACAACCGCCAGCAGCAGGGCCACGGAAACAAAAGCGAGTACAACGTACGACAAGTGATTCTCCTTTCTTCTTCGCGATTGATAAATTCAGAAAGACGATCAACCCAGCCAGAGCTAAGCGATCCCTTCATGTATAGTGACGCGTTTTGGCCTTGGATTTAGCTCCGCATTGGTCATGAACATCGTCACACTGGTGCGTTGCTGCCGACTTCGGACGAGTCGGCATGAGGTTCGTCGCGGGTATCGGCGTTGGGCGGTTTCGATTGCGAGTCGGACCGCACTCCTTGTTTGGCGTTCTTGTTCAACCAGCGCTTCGCCAGCACGCGGCCGACCAGTCGTGCGAGTTCTCGATACGGTTTCTCCATTGACTCAACTCCAAAAAAGAAGGCCCAGCAAAATGCCGGGCCTTTGGGGGTAACAGTTGAATTGTGCCGAGCTTCGTTGTTCGGCGTTACGAAGGGCTACGCCGCCTCGTCTGAGTCGGCCGATCCGTCCGACTGCTCGTCGTCAGACTCCGACGGCGAGTCGTCTCCAGGATCGTCGCCGGTCTGCTGGGCATCGACGAAACGCTTCCACGCGCGGTACGCACGGTTGAGGTCCAGGCCGGTGATCTCAACGATCTCCGTCCATTTGGTTCCCTCGGCCCGCATCTCAGCGATCTTCGGGGCCCAATGGTCCATCAAGGTGGGGCCGCCCAGGTCGATGACAAACTCCTCCGAGGATTCGTCGTTGACGCAGTTCGCCAACAACGCGTCCAGAGCGTCGCCGGAGTCCGCTGACGACAGGATCGCTTTCAAGGCTTCCCAGGCGAGGACGCGAAAGCGCAGGCGGGCGTACCCGCGCGATTTGCCAGGCGGAATCACCTGATCGGCTTCGATGCGGCCGACGATCTTCCGCAGCAACAGCGAGGCTTCGTAGCCACCTTCGCGGATCACCGACGCCAGACCATCGAGTTGCTGCTGAATCCACTTGTCATCCGGCATTTCCACCGGTGCGGAGAGCAGTTTGCGGGCATCTTCGATCTTCTTGCGAAGTCGTTTTGCTTCACGCTCCGCTTCGTCGAGACGGTCACGGACCGCTTGGCTCTGGACGCGGCCTTCGGCCAAGGCATCAACGAGATTGGCGACTTGGGATTCGACGTCCCGTAGGCGCCGCTCATCATGGGCGACTTCTTCGGGAACGCGCTGGGTGACCTCTTCGATCTGTTGACGCATGGCGGCCAGCGCCTCATCAAGCCACTCAGGCCACGACGTTAGCAGCTTGGCGAGAAACTCCAGCACGGCTTCCTCCGCCTTCTCAACGGGCACGCGCGTAGTCAGTTCGCAGCAATAGTCGTCCGCGCCGCGATTATGGCAGCCCAGATACAGCCGTTTGCCGCTCGCCTGCTGCCACATGCGGGAACCGCACTTGCTGCAAAACACCATGCCGGCCAGCAAACCGTTGGGATAGATCGCCGTATGATGGACCTTGGGCCCACGGTGCTTCTGTCCCGGCTTTTTGCCGTATAACTCCTTGAGGTCGGCCAGACCTTTTTGGGCCGCGTCCCAAACGTCGTCCTCGATGATCCGCAGCTCTGGACGCTCGACGACAACCTGCAACTCTTCGGGCACAGGGATTTGCTTCTTTTTGCCCTGGGAGTTACGGATGGTGCGGGTCGTCCCCCAACGCCATTTGATGATGTACTTCTCGTTTTCCAGGATCTTGCGGACGTGACGGGGACGCCAACGATTGGAGCGACGGCGATGTCCCCGCGGCGCATTCTGGCGGTTCAGTTCTTCTGCGATCCAGGAAATGGAACGCCCTTTGTTGAACCACTCAAAGATCTTGCGAACCCACTTCGCTTCGGATTCTTTGATGCGAAGTCCACGTTCCGGTTTCGGGCCCCGGCTCTCGGCGGCCTTCTCCGGATTCAGCAGATAGGACTCATAGCCGTAACAGTAATCGCCGGCAGAAAGTTGACCGAGGATGCGACCAAGCTGCCCGCGGCGAACACGGCGGCCAAGTTCACGAATGGTGGTGGAGTTATGTAGCTCCATCACCTTCACTCGCAACTCCCAGCCGGTTTGCTCGGTGTCGATTCCTTCGCCGGTCGCGATAAAACGTCCACCCATGTAGACCAGATCGGTAATGAACGCGAACGTGTTGTCCGCCCGGCTCAAACGCGACTGATCATCCACGGCCAGGATACCGATCTGGCCGCTTTCCATCATCGCTTGCAACCGCTTGAAGTCATCGCGAAACACCTTGGTCCCACTTTCGGCTTCGTCGTAGATGACGATCGCCTTGGAGTGGTCGATCCCCATTCGCGTGAGCGCTTCGCGGACTTCGCGCTCCTGATCCTTGCACGACTTGTTGGATTGCAAGTCGCTGGAAAACCTCGTGTAGATCACGAGGGCCAAACTCAAGACCATGGCAAGCATGTCTATTCTCCTTACGGGACTGTTCCCGCATGAAAGTCAAACGGTGGACTCGACAGCGCACGGCGATCCTGCGTCCGACCTTCGCCGGTCTTCCG
This genomic interval carries:
- a CDS encoding recombinase family protein codes for the protein MLAMVLSLALVIYTRFSSDLQSNKSCKDQEREVREALTRMGIDHSKAIVIYDEAESGTKVFRDDFKRLQAMMESGQIGILAVDDQSRLSRADNTFAFITDLVYMGGRFIATGEGIDTEQTGWELRVKVMELHNSTTIRELGRRVRRGQLGRILGQLSAGDYCYGYESYLLNPEKAAESRGPKPERGLRIKESEAKWVRKIFEWFNKGRSISWIAEELNRQNAPRGHRRRSNRWRPRHVRKILENEKYIIKWRWGTTRTIRNSQGKKKQIPVPEELQVVVERPELRIIEDDVWDAAQKGLADLKELYGKKPGQKHRGPKVHHTAIYPNGLLAGMVFCSKCGSRMWQQASGKRLYLGCHNRGADDYCCELTTRVPVEKAEEAVLEFLAKLLTSWPEWLDEALAAMRQQIEEVTQRVPEEVAHDERRLRDVESQVANLVDALAEGRVQSQAVRDRLDEAEREAKRLRKKIEDARKLLSAPVEMPDDKWIQQQLDGLASVIREGGYEASLLLRKIVGRIEADQVIPPGKSRGYARLRFRVLAWEALKAILSSADSGDALDALLANCVNDESSEEFVIDLGGPTLMDHWAPKIAEMRAEGTKWTEIVEITGLDLNRAYRAWKRFVDAQQTGDDPGDDSPSESDDEQSDGSADSDEAA